In the Pirellulales bacterium genome, one interval contains:
- a CDS encoding PspA/IM30 family protein — protein MGLFKRVSDILSANLNDMVEKYEDPEKMLKQAVREMETSIETSRRDVAKALASDKIVAKELADNEHKASQWQQRAESAVEAGDEKLARQALGRKQEYEKLAAALRDQHSAAVESSATLRRQLEGMQAKLADAKRQLGTLSARKKAADVRAKLSLGTASPELNHDAFAKFDRMREKVEMAEAEADALRELASESVQEEISLEQESSNLEIDSELRELQKKFKK, from the coding sequence ATGGGACTGTTCAAACGCGTGAGCGACATCCTCTCAGCCAATTTGAATGATATGGTCGAGAAGTACGAAGATCCCGAGAAGATGCTGAAGCAAGCCGTGCGCGAGATGGAGACCTCGATCGAGACCTCCCGGCGCGATGTCGCCAAGGCGTTGGCCAGCGACAAGATCGTGGCCAAGGAACTGGCCGATAACGAACACAAGGCCAGTCAATGGCAGCAGCGAGCCGAGTCGGCCGTCGAGGCTGGCGATGAAAAGCTAGCCCGCCAGGCCCTGGGCCGCAAGCAAGAATACGAAAAGTTGGCGGCTGCCCTGCGCGATCAACACTCGGCGGCCGTCGAATCGAGTGCCACGTTGCGCCGCCAACTCGAAGGAATGCAGGCGAAGTTGGCCGACGCCAAACGCCAATTGGGTACGCTTTCCGCCCGCAAGAAAGCCGCCGACGTGCGCGCCAAACTGAGCCTGGGCACCGCCTCGCCCGAACTCAATCACGACGCCTTTGCCAAGTTCGATCGCATGCGCGAGAAGGTCGAGATGGCCGAAGCCGAGGCCGACGCACTACGAGAGCTCGCCAGCGAGTCCGTGCAGGAGGAAATCTCCCTCGAACAAGAGAGCTCCAACCTGGAAATCGACTCTGAGCTGCGCGAGCTGCAGAAGAAATTTAAAAAGTAA
- a CDS encoding sigma-70 family RNA polymerase sigma factor, which yields MAFPETRPTLIQRIVSTGDNADWRQFLDDYWGPVCRFAAYRSSLGVADVEDIASQTFEALISNKLLARWIVNRSAKLRTLICTVTRNVMSNRARVDQGRARLMREHLDQGGELVGLDAPVEQVDRFYAAWVEDLIEQAVESLLSEYHQAGKGDYFRVLHGRLCEQMAMGEVAELLDLKITSAENYFKAARKRLTTILQDLVRQHVERYAANADQDEFAAEWHALGEYLTEHGGLEDAVRRTYEGANVTSLRQRKTAQINLTLSRISSFEAE from the coding sequence ATGGCTTTTCCCGAGACTCGGCCGACTCTCATTCAACGGATTGTTTCTACCGGCGATAATGCCGATTGGCGGCAGTTTCTCGACGATTATTGGGGACCGGTCTGCCGTTTTGCGGCCTACCGAAGCTCGCTTGGGGTGGCAGACGTCGAAGACATCGCCTCGCAAACCTTCGAGGCGTTGATTTCCAACAAACTGTTGGCACGTTGGATCGTTAATCGTTCCGCAAAGCTCCGCACGCTGATTTGCACCGTGACGCGCAACGTCATGTCGAACCGTGCCCGCGTCGACCAGGGACGTGCTCGGCTGATGCGCGAGCACTTGGACCAGGGAGGCGAGCTTGTCGGGCTGGACGCACCGGTCGAGCAAGTCGACAGATTCTATGCCGCCTGGGTCGAGGACCTGATCGAACAGGCGGTCGAAAGCCTGCTCAGCGAATACCACCAGGCGGGAAAAGGAGACTATTTTCGCGTCCTGCACGGCCGGCTGTGCGAACAGATGGCCATGGGTGAGGTCGCAGAACTGCTGGACCTCAAGATCACGTCCGCCGAGAACTATTTCAAGGCAGCCCGCAAACGGCTTACGACGATCTTGCAAGACTTGGTGCGCCAGCACGTCGAGCGCTATGCGGCCAACGCCGATCAGGATGAATTTGCCGCCGAGTGGCATGCCCTGGGCGAATATCTGACCGAGCACGGCGGCTTAGAAGACGCCGTCCGTCGAACGTACGAAGGTGCCAATGTAACGTCCCTGCGGCAGCGCAAAACGGCCCAAATCAACCTGACCCTCTCTCGGATTTCCTCGTTCGAGGCGGAATAG